The following are encoded together in the Gordonia insulae genome:
- a CDS encoding NAD-glutamate dehydrogenase has translation MTSLLPQAIARYFSSSSAAVPDVEELPDPAEIDADDVAHVRRHLEVAHRRDPGRRIVEVVATDSGGIEVVAVNDDMPLLVEAVLATVEAHDLTVSRIDHPVVPVIRSGDGTLVDFGDDAESTAVESWIFVVALSSQPDFDVEALRAGLAEVVARVADVDRDVAAMRSRLTDLAAECAAPLTTAAGLLAGDRQEYGRLLDWFAGNHFLPLGYTHVSVDGSVTDERLGVWRTETVSSAFPVVAESPLLPLVSRVYLETGIQRSDFPTLLQIPAFDADGGHIGEHRFLGAFTSSGLHQTVLEVPVLRAKVQGVLSRANVDADSFAGQSMLELLQNYPLVEMFAASDAELGRRVAQMLDAVATRSLRLFVRANPDGQMAAALVYLPRDRYNTQSRLTLQAELLEQLGGTAIEYTARVSEMPLALLQVLVRVDSEAARSLGSLDTGSDRHEAMQALLADSIRSWDERVRELGHAMAADGPATRPAGGVDALLRMLPSLPEDYKEQRTPRAALADLVHVTQLESGGVTVTLSRFVDDPAEADRPTVGGIADDVANRELAGERWNFTLYLCGAAATLTDVLPVLHSLGLDVLDEHPYHLVRADGISCWAYEFGVTLTEGMSVDHERIGDLESRFTDAFRQIWRRNAEVDAFNELVIRCGLDWRSAAMLRAYGRYLRQCGFSYTTSHVAAVLGEYRSVTQGLVDLFAASFDPDQADDEQRERVLTRLRREVGKVISLDADRILSAFAAVITATSRTNFYVTGHDGDRRPVISVKLRPQEIPQAPQPRPLHEIFVYSPRIEGVHLRFGMVARGGLRWSDRREDFRTEILGLVKAQAVKNAVIVPVGAKGGFIVKRPPAATGDPAADRDAQRAEGVECYRAFIAGLLDVTDNIDRQNGTVIPARSVVRRDGDDPYLVVAADKGTASFSDIANDVAAQYGFWLGDGFASGGSAGYDHKSMGITARGAWESVKRHFREMGVDTQSQDFTVVGVGDMSGDVFGNGMLLSEHIRLVAAFDHRHVFVDPTPDAAESYRERARLFGLPRSSWADYDTSLISPGGGVWARDRKSIPISDEMRGALGLPDDVTALSPPDLIRAVLLAPVDLLWNGGIGTYVKASTESDAEVGDKANDAIRVNGNELRAKVIGEGGNLGATERGRIEFDLSGGRVNTDAMDNSAGVDCSDHEVNIKILLDAAVSSGDVAVQDRNPLLESMTDEVADLVLADNISQNSELGFCRTYAQDRVDVHVRQLADLSRSHGVDLRLEALPAPAELRKRFHGELHRGLTSPELATLMAHVKLATKSDLLSTDLPDNEVFDERLAGYFPVPLRARLGAGIRGHRLRREIVTTTLVNDVIDKAGTTHLFRLGEGTGASTEEGVRAYVVAGAVFGMDDLFERVLHAPAPVAAVDEMMLYARRLLFRASRWLLAFRPQPLAMAAEITRYGERVGELTALLDSWFGASSARDVDQRVQHYQAAGVPQDLAHDVAVSLHRFCLLDIIDAAEIADRDPVEVGELYFALMEHFGLEDLLTAVSELDYGDRWHALARLALRDDMHGALRALTLKILEIGEPDESAAEKIDEWEFSHSSRLSRVRTMLTDINESGTLDLATLSVAARQLRSVIR, from the coding sequence ATGACATCGCTTCTGCCACAAGCGATTGCGCGATACTTCAGCTCGTCGTCGGCGGCTGTGCCCGACGTCGAGGAGCTACCTGATCCGGCGGAGATCGATGCCGACGACGTGGCACATGTGCGGCGCCACCTGGAGGTCGCCCACCGGCGGGACCCGGGCCGGCGGATCGTCGAGGTCGTGGCCACCGATTCGGGTGGGATCGAGGTCGTCGCGGTCAACGACGACATGCCCCTGCTCGTCGAGGCCGTCTTGGCAACCGTGGAGGCCCACGACCTGACGGTGAGCCGGATCGACCATCCGGTGGTGCCGGTCATCCGCTCCGGCGACGGCACCCTGGTGGACTTCGGTGACGACGCGGAGTCGACCGCCGTCGAATCGTGGATCTTCGTCGTGGCACTGTCCAGCCAACCCGACTTCGACGTCGAAGCGCTGCGCGCGGGTCTTGCCGAGGTCGTCGCCCGGGTCGCCGACGTCGACCGTGACGTCGCGGCGATGCGCAGCAGGCTGACCGATCTCGCGGCCGAGTGCGCCGCTCCGCTCACCACCGCGGCCGGACTGCTCGCCGGCGACCGCCAGGAGTACGGCCGCCTGCTCGACTGGTTCGCGGGCAACCACTTCCTGCCGCTCGGCTACACCCACGTCTCCGTCGACGGCTCCGTCACGGACGAGCGGCTGGGTGTGTGGCGGACGGAGACCGTGTCGTCGGCGTTCCCGGTCGTCGCCGAATCACCCCTGCTCCCACTCGTCTCGCGGGTCTACCTCGAGACCGGAATCCAACGATCCGATTTCCCCACCCTCCTGCAGATCCCGGCCTTCGACGCCGACGGTGGACACATCGGCGAGCATCGTTTCCTCGGTGCGTTCACCTCGTCGGGTCTGCATCAGACCGTGCTCGAGGTCCCCGTGCTGCGCGCCAAGGTGCAGGGCGTCCTCAGCCGGGCCAACGTCGACGCGGACTCCTTCGCCGGGCAGTCCATGCTCGAACTCCTGCAGAACTACCCGCTGGTGGAGATGTTCGCCGCGAGTGACGCCGAGCTGGGTCGGCGGGTCGCGCAGATGCTCGATGCGGTCGCCACCCGCTCTCTGCGGCTGTTCGTCCGCGCGAATCCCGACGGTCAGATGGCCGCCGCTCTGGTCTATCTGCCCCGCGACCGCTACAACACACAATCGCGACTGACGCTGCAGGCCGAACTCCTCGAGCAGCTGGGTGGCACGGCCATCGAGTACACCGCGCGGGTCAGCGAGATGCCGCTGGCCCTGCTGCAGGTGCTGGTGCGGGTGGACTCCGAGGCCGCTCGCTCGCTGGGATCGCTGGACACCGGCAGTGACCGGCACGAGGCAATGCAGGCACTGCTGGCCGACTCCATCCGCAGTTGGGACGAGCGGGTGCGCGAGCTCGGTCACGCGATGGCGGCCGACGGGCCGGCGACCCGGCCCGCAGGCGGTGTGGACGCCCTCCTGCGCATGCTGCCGTCGCTTCCCGAGGACTACAAGGAACAGCGCACACCGCGCGCGGCACTCGCCGACCTCGTCCATGTGACCCAGCTGGAATCCGGTGGGGTCACGGTGACACTGAGCAGGTTCGTCGACGATCCGGCCGAGGCGGACCGCCCCACCGTCGGCGGGATCGCCGATGACGTCGCGAACCGCGAACTCGCCGGCGAGCGATGGAATTTCACCCTCTATCTGTGCGGCGCCGCGGCGACGCTCACCGATGTGCTGCCGGTCTTGCACAGCCTGGGCCTCGACGTCCTGGACGAGCACCCGTATCACCTTGTCCGCGCCGACGGGATATCTTGCTGGGCTTACGAATTCGGAGTCACTCTGACCGAGGGGATGTCGGTCGATCATGAGCGGATCGGTGATCTCGAGAGCCGCTTCACCGATGCGTTCCGGCAGATCTGGCGGCGTAACGCCGAGGTGGACGCCTTCAACGAACTCGTCATCCGCTGTGGCCTCGACTGGCGATCGGCCGCGATGTTACGGGCCTACGGCAGGTACCTGCGCCAATGTGGATTCTCCTACACCACCAGCCATGTGGCGGCCGTCCTCGGGGAGTACCGGTCGGTGACCCAGGGTCTCGTCGACCTCTTCGCGGCGTCCTTCGACCCGGACCAGGCCGACGACGAGCAGCGCGAACGAGTCCTGACCCGACTGCGCCGCGAGGTCGGCAAGGTCATCAGCCTCGATGCCGATCGCATCCTGTCCGCGTTCGCCGCGGTGATCACGGCCACGTCGCGGACCAACTTCTATGTCACCGGCCACGACGGCGACCGTCGACCGGTGATCTCCGTCAAGCTCCGACCGCAGGAGATCCCGCAGGCGCCGCAACCCAGGCCGCTGCACGAGATCTTCGTCTACTCACCACGGATCGAGGGGGTGCACCTGCGTTTCGGCATGGTGGCGCGAGGCGGCCTGCGCTGGTCGGATCGGCGTGAGGACTTCCGCACCGAGATCCTCGGCCTGGTCAAGGCGCAGGCGGTCAAGAATGCGGTCATCGTGCCGGTCGGCGCGAAGGGCGGATTCATCGTCAAACGGCCACCGGCCGCGACCGGTGATCCCGCGGCCGACCGCGACGCGCAGCGTGCCGAGGGCGTCGAATGCTATCGCGCATTCATCGCCGGCCTGCTCGACGTCACCGACAACATCGACCGACAGAACGGCACGGTCATCCCGGCGCGATCGGTGGTGCGTCGTGACGGCGACGATCCGTATCTGGTCGTGGCCGCCGACAAGGGTACGGCGTCGTTCTCCGACATCGCCAACGACGTTGCCGCACAGTACGGATTCTGGCTCGGCGACGGATTCGCTTCCGGCGGATCGGCCGGCTACGACCACAAGTCGATGGGCATCACGGCCCGGGGGGCATGGGAGTCGGTGAAGCGCCACTTCCGGGAGATGGGTGTGGACACCCAATCGCAGGACTTCACCGTCGTCGGCGTCGGCGACATGAGCGGCGACGTCTTCGGCAACGGCATGCTGCTGTCCGAACACATCAGGCTGGTCGCTGCCTTCGACCATCGCCATGTCTTCGTCGACCCGACGCCCGATGCGGCCGAGTCGTATCGGGAGCGCGCCCGGTTGTTCGGCCTGCCCCGATCGTCGTGGGCGGACTACGACACGTCGCTGATCAGCCCGGGCGGCGGCGTGTGGGCCCGTGACCGGAAGTCGATCCCGATCAGCGATGAGATGCGTGGCGCGCTCGGGTTGCCCGATGACGTCACCGCGCTCTCGCCACCCGACCTCATCCGCGCGGTGCTGCTGGCACCGGTCGACCTCCTCTGGAACGGCGGCATCGGCACCTACGTCAAGGCGTCGACCGAGTCCGACGCCGAGGTCGGCGACAAGGCCAACGACGCGATCCGGGTGAACGGAAACGAGTTGCGGGCCAAGGTCATCGGTGAGGGCGGCAACCTGGGCGCGACCGAACGCGGTCGTATCGAGTTCGATTTGTCCGGTGGCCGGGTCAACACCGACGCGATGGACAACTCGGCCGGCGTCGACTGCTCCGACCACGAGGTCAACATCAAGATCCTGCTCGACGCCGCGGTGTCGTCAGGCGATGTGGCGGTACAGGACCGCAACCCACTGCTCGAGTCGATGACCGACGAGGTCGCCGATCTCGTTCTGGCCGACAATATCTCGCAGAACTCCGAGCTCGGATTCTGCCGCACCTACGCCCAGGACCGGGTCGACGTGCATGTCCGCCAACTGGCCGACCTCTCCCGATCGCACGGCGTGGACCTGCGACTCGAGGCGCTGCCCGCGCCGGCCGAACTCCGCAAGCGATTCCACGGCGAGCTGCACCGGGGTCTGACGTCGCCGGAACTCGCCACCTTGATGGCGCACGTGAAACTGGCGACCAAATCCGACCTCCTCTCGACCGATCTGCCTGACAACGAGGTCTTCGACGAGCGACTCGCCGGTTATTTCCCGGTCCCACTCCGCGCGCGGCTCGGCGCCGGTATCCGCGGGCACCGGCTGCGTCGGGAGATCGTCACCACCACACTGGTCAACGACGTGATCGACAAGGCCGGGACCACCCACCTCTTCCGTCTGGGCGAGGGGACCGGCGCGTCGACCGAGGAGGGAGTGCGCGCCTACGTGGTGGCCGGGGCGGTGTTCGGCATGGACGACCTGTTCGAGCGCGTCCTGCATGCGCCGGCGCCGGTCGCCGCGGTCGACGAGATGATGCTCTACGCTCGGCGACTGCTGTTCCGTGCGTCCCGATGGCTGCTCGCGTTCCGGCCGCAACCGCTGGCCATGGCTGCCGAGATCACCCGCTACGGCGAGCGGGTGGGGGAGCTGACGGCATTGCTGGACAGCTGGTTCGGCGCGAGTTCCGCGCGTGACGTCGACCAGCGGGTGCAGCACTATCAGGCGGCGGGGGTGCCGCAGGATCTCGCGCACGACGTCGCGGTGAGTCTGCACCGGTTCTGCCTGCTCGACATCATCGACGCGGCCGAGATCGCCGATCGTGATCCCGTCGAGGTCGGCGAACTCTACTTCGCGTTGATGGAGCACTTCGGCCTCGAAGATCTGCTGACCGCGGTCTCCGAGCTCGACTACGGCGACCGGTGGCATGCGCTGGCGCGCTTGGCACTCCGCGACGACATGCACGGTGCGCTGCGCGCGTTGACGCTCAAGATCCTGGAGATCGGCGAACCCGACGAGTCCGCGGCCGAGAAGATCGACGAGTGGGAGTTCTCCCATTCGTCGCGACTCTCCCGGGTGCGCACGATGCTCACCGACATCAACGAATCCGGGACTCTCGATCTGGCCACGCTGTCGGTGGCCGCCCGCCAGTTGCGCAGCGTGATCCGCTGA
- a CDS encoding molybdopterin-dependent oxidoreductase: MARTALRICPLCEATCGLSLGVDDENGRVTSARGDRDDVFSHGYICPKGASLPELDNDPDRLDRPLIRRDGELVEVEWDVALAFVAERLTDVTTRHGAPAVGVYLGNPNAHTVAGALYAPLLTRAIGTHNVFSASTLDQMPKQIALGYLFGNPFAFAVPDLDRTDHLVIIGANPIVSNGSVTTAADFPGKLTALRKRGGRLTVIDPARTRTAKVADTHLAPRPGTDAALLFAIVHTLFDEDLVAADLGGIGRHVTGLDTLRDAAAGFSPERVASYCDVPAGDIRDLARAIAGSPSAAVYGRMGTTTVEFGTVGSWLIDAINVLTGNLDRPGGVMFPTPPTAPAPRPPRPGRAFRTGRWRSRVSAHPEVAGELPAVALAEELDTPGEGRLRALVTIGGNPVLSAPNGERLAAALDEVDFLLCIDPYLNETTRHADVILPPPRTSQSPHFDFVLNNLAVRATARYSPPVFPLPDDRPDEAEILSRLVLGLGGFGTDADPSLVDDQVIAATLAKEVSDPHSPVAGRVVDDLVAQLPDAPGHERRLDMMLRLGAYGDAFGGRPGGLTLADVRAAPHGVDLGPMQPRLPGVLRTESGKVELAADDLIADVARLRAALDRADAGLVLIGRRNLRSNNSWMHNLPALTGGSNRCTLHVHPDDAARLGLEDIAIIRGAGGELKVPVEITDDIRPGVASLPHGWGHDVTGTRLSVAAVEPGVNVNQLNDGTLMDPLSGTVVLNGLPVEIAPG; encoded by the coding sequence ATGGCCCGGACCGCGTTGCGAATCTGCCCACTGTGCGAGGCGACCTGTGGACTGTCCCTCGGCGTCGACGACGAGAACGGCCGGGTCACCTCGGCCCGCGGCGACCGCGACGACGTGTTCAGCCACGGGTACATCTGCCCCAAGGGAGCGAGTCTGCCGGAGCTGGACAACGATCCGGACCGCCTCGATCGACCGCTCATCAGGCGGGACGGGGAGCTGGTCGAGGTCGAGTGGGATGTGGCGCTGGCGTTCGTCGCCGAGCGCCTCACCGACGTCACCACCCGGCACGGCGCCCCCGCCGTCGGTGTCTATCTCGGCAACCCGAACGCGCACACCGTCGCCGGGGCGCTCTACGCCCCGCTGCTGACGCGTGCGATCGGCACGCACAACGTGTTCAGTGCCAGCACGCTGGACCAGATGCCCAAACAGATCGCGCTGGGCTACCTCTTCGGCAACCCGTTCGCCTTCGCGGTGCCCGACCTGGACCGTACCGATCACCTGGTGATCATCGGTGCCAACCCGATCGTCTCCAACGGCAGCGTCACCACCGCGGCGGACTTCCCCGGCAAACTCACCGCGCTGCGCAAGCGCGGCGGGCGGCTCACGGTGATCGACCCCGCGCGGACCCGCACCGCCAAGGTCGCCGACACCCACCTGGCGCCACGACCGGGAACCGATGCGGCACTGCTGTTCGCGATCGTGCACACCCTGTTCGACGAAGATCTGGTCGCCGCTGACCTCGGGGGCATCGGCCGCCACGTCACCGGACTCGACACCCTTCGCGACGCGGCCGCGGGCTTCTCCCCGGAACGCGTCGCGTCGTACTGCGATGTGCCCGCCGGCGACATCCGCGATCTGGCACGGGCGATCGCGGGCTCGCCGTCGGCCGCCGTGTACGGCCGCATGGGCACCACCACAGTCGAATTCGGAACCGTCGGGAGCTGGCTCATCGACGCCATCAACGTCCTCACCGGAAACCTCGACAGGCCCGGCGGCGTGATGTTCCCGACTCCACCGACGGCGCCAGCGCCGCGCCCACCGCGTCCCGGGCGTGCCTTCCGGACCGGCCGATGGCGCAGCCGGGTGTCCGCCCACCCGGAGGTCGCGGGTGAGCTGCCGGCGGTGGCACTGGCCGAGGAACTCGACACGCCGGGCGAGGGCCGCCTGCGGGCCCTCGTCACGATCGGCGGCAACCCGGTCCTGTCCGCACCCAACGGCGAGCGTCTCGCCGCCGCCCTCGACGAGGTCGATTTCCTGCTCTGCATCGACCCCTATCTGAACGAGACGACCCGACATGCCGACGTCATCCTGCCGCCGCCACGGACGTCGCAGAGCCCGCACTTCGACTTCGTGCTCAACAATCTCGCGGTCCGCGCGACCGCCCGCTACTCACCTCCGGTGTTCCCGCTTCCCGACGATCGACCGGACGAGGCGGAGATCCTGTCGCGTCTCGTCCTGGGCCTCGGTGGATTCGGCACAGACGCCGATCCGTCTCTGGTGGACGACCAGGTGATCGCGGCGACGCTCGCCAAGGAGGTGTCCGATCCGCACTCACCGGTCGCCGGTCGCGTGGTCGACGACTTGGTCGCACAGCTCCCCGATGCCCCCGGCCACGAACGCAGACTGGACATGATGCTGCGGCTCGGCGCCTACGGCGATGCCTTCGGCGGACGTCCCGGCGGCCTCACCCTCGCGGACGTGCGGGCCGCGCCGCACGGGGTCGATCTCGGGCCGATGCAGCCGCGGCTGCCGGGCGTCCTGCGAACCGAATCCGGCAAGGTCGAACTCGCCGCAGACGATCTCATCGCCGACGTCGCGAGATTGCGGGCGGCGCTCGATCGCGCCGATGCCGGGCTCGTCCTGATCGGCCGACGCAACCTGCGATCGAACAACAGCTGGATGCACAACCTGCCGGCTCTGACCGGCGGGAGCAATCGGTGCACACTGCACGTGCACCCCGATGACGCGGCCCGCCTCGGTCTCGAGGACATCGCCATCATCCGGGGTGCCGGCGGAGAACTGAAGGTACCCGTGGAGATCACCGACGACATCCGGCCCGGAGTCGCGTCGCTGCCCCACGGGTGGGGCCACGACGTCACCGGCACGCGGCTCTCGGTCGCGGCCGTTGAGCCGGGCGTCAACGTCAATCAGCTCAACGACGGGACACTCATGGATCCACTCTCGGGGACTGTCGTGCTCAACGGGTTGCCCGTGGAGATCGCACCCGGCTGA
- a CDS encoding acyl-CoA thioesterase, protein MLYEDEGTKTEAGYVVKVPVRWSDMDVFAHINHARMVTLIEEARIPWLFYDDRPTASLREGCVVADLHVKYREQVRHDQGPISVTMYVEQLRAVDFTVGYEVRPCDGDPAARPAVTATTQLVAFDVENQRLRRLTTEEKDYLASFRRSGTADR, encoded by the coding sequence GTGCTCTACGAGGACGAGGGAACGAAGACCGAGGCAGGCTATGTGGTCAAGGTGCCCGTCAGGTGGTCGGACATGGACGTCTTCGCCCACATCAACCACGCCCGTATGGTCACCCTCATCGAGGAGGCCCGGATCCCGTGGCTGTTCTACGACGACCGACCGACGGCATCGTTGCGCGAGGGATGTGTGGTCGCCGACCTCCATGTGAAGTACCGCGAGCAGGTGCGGCACGACCAGGGGCCGATCTCGGTGACCATGTACGTCGAGCAACTCCGGGCGGTCGACTTCACGGTCGGTTACGAGGTCCGGCCGTGCGACGGTGACCCGGCCGCCAGACCTGCGGTCACCGCGACCACCCAGTTGGTCGCCTTCGACGTCGAGAACCAGCGACTGCGTCGTCTCACCACGGAGGAGAAGGACTATCTCGCCTCGTTCCGCCGTTCCGGAACGGCCGACCGGTGA
- a CDS encoding glycoside hydrolase family 13 protein, with protein sequence MSDETSNVVPAEPEPDGAPEAALTDADGNAVTPAGSETPDTADGDTSGGTESVVADAEDTDPENTDPANTGADDTDADDPDADDTDEPDRVNADIAVDDPAADDPSDTDDPSATDDPPETVDTETADVESGTVESGTVESGDVGQGDVEHGDVSAEDPADTDDHAPEDNTSDHNAPEDNASEDSAPVDSAYDDSAYDDTSALPAVAATQLDPDDDSWWKSAIFYQIYPRSFSDLNGDGVGDLAGVIDKLGYLELLGVDAIWLSPIMRSPMADHGYDVSDPRDIDPLFGDLALFDELVTEAHDRDIRVTMDLVPNHSSDQHPWFVAALASEPGSPERARYIFRDGRGEDGDEPPNNWVSVFGGPAWTRVPDPDGTPGQWYLHIFAAEQPDLNWENPEVFDDLATTLRFWLDRGVDGFRIDVAHGMAKPEDLPDMDLESVGLLENRDDDPRFNNYAVHDIHRKIRTVLDEYPGAANVGEIWVEDNERFAEYLRPDELHLGFNFRLAKAEFDPESIRAAIENSLDAVLSVGGTPTWTLSNHDVDREVTRYGRIAAAPDVDVDLGILRARAMLLVELALPGTIFIYNGAELGLPNADLADDVLQDPVWERSGHTERGRDGCRVPLPWEGFEPPFGFSTSADTWLPIPESWVRFTVEAQLEDVGSTLSLYRQAIEMRYDRPEFDGDTVEWYGAPEGCLAFRRSAGHLICALNTSDVPVPLPPGEILLTSYPLMDGQLAPNSAAWLA encoded by the coding sequence GTGAGCGATGAGACATCGAATGTTGTCCCCGCCGAACCGGAACCGGATGGTGCGCCCGAGGCAGCACTCACAGATGCGGACGGGAACGCGGTGACACCGGCGGGTTCGGAGACCCCCGACACCGCCGACGGGGACACCTCCGGCGGCACCGAGTCTGTTGTCGCCGATGCGGAAGATACCGATCCCGAGAACACCGATCCCGCGAACACCGGCGCCGACGACACAGACGCCGATGACCCCGACGCCGACGACACCGATGAGCCGGACCGGGTGAACGCCGACATCGCGGTCGACGACCCCGCCGCCGATGACCCCTCCGACACCGATGACCCCTCCGCCACCGATGATCCGCCGGAGACCGTGGATACCGAGACCGCCGATGTCGAATCCGGGACCGTCGAATCCGGGACCGTCGAATCCGGGGACGTCGGGCAGGGGGATGTCGAGCACGGGGATGTGTCGGCCGAGGATCCCGCGGACACCGATGACCATGCCCCCGAAGACAATACGTCCGACCACAATGCGCCAGAAGACAATGCGTCCGAAGACAGCGCGCCCGTAGACAGCGCGTACGACGACAGCGCGTACGACGACACCTCCGCCCTCCCGGCGGTCGCCGCCACCCAACTCGATCCGGACGACGACTCGTGGTGGAAGTCGGCGATCTTCTATCAGATCTATCCGCGGTCGTTCTCCGACCTGAACGGCGACGGCGTCGGGGATCTCGCGGGCGTCATCGACAAACTCGGGTACCTCGAACTACTCGGCGTGGACGCCATCTGGTTGAGCCCGATCATGCGCTCCCCCATGGCCGATCACGGCTATGACGTCTCCGACCCCCGTGACATCGACCCTCTGTTCGGCGACCTGGCCCTGTTCGACGAACTCGTCACCGAGGCCCACGACCGCGACATCCGGGTCACCATGGACCTGGTGCCCAACCACAGCAGCGATCAGCATCCGTGGTTCGTCGCGGCACTCGCGTCCGAGCCGGGAAGTCCGGAGCGCGCCCGGTACATCTTCCGGGACGGTCGCGGCGAGGACGGCGACGAACCTCCCAACAACTGGGTCAGCGTGTTCGGCGGCCCGGCGTGGACCCGGGTGCCCGACCCCGACGGCACCCCCGGCCAGTGGTATCTCCACATCTTCGCGGCCGAACAGCCGGATCTGAACTGGGAGAACCCCGAGGTCTTCGACGACCTGGCGACCACGCTGCGGTTCTGGCTCGATCGCGGGGTCGACGGATTCCGCATCGACGTCGCACACGGTATGGCGAAACCCGAGGACCTGCCCGACATGGACCTCGAGTCGGTCGGCCTGCTGGAGAACCGCGACGACGATCCGCGGTTCAACAACTATGCGGTGCACGACATCCACCGCAAGATCCGCACGGTGCTCGACGAGTACCCCGGCGCCGCGAACGTCGGCGAGATCTGGGTCGAGGACAACGAACGATTCGCCGAGTACCTGCGCCCGGACGAATTGCACCTCGGGTTCAACTTCCGGCTCGCGAAGGCCGAGTTCGACCCTGAGTCCATTCGGGCGGCGATCGAGAACTCACTCGATGCGGTGCTCTCCGTCGGAGGGACACCGACCTGGACGCTGTCGAACCACGACGTCGACCGGGAGGTCACCCGCTACGGCCGCATCGCCGCCGCACCGGATGTCGACGTCGACCTGGGCATCCTGCGGGCGCGGGCGATGCTGCTCGTCGAACTCGCGTTGCCGGGCACGATCTTCATCTACAACGGCGCCGAACTCGGACTGCCGAACGCCGATCTGGCCGACGACGTCCTGCAGGATCCGGTGTGGGAGCGCTCCGGCCACACCGAACGGGGCCGCGACGGTTGCCGGGTCCCGTTGCCCTGGGAGGGATTCGAGCCTCCTTTCGGGTTCAGCACCAGCGCGGACACGTGGCTGCCGATCCCCGAATCCTGGGTGCGGTTCACCGTCGAGGCCCAGCTCGAGGATGTCGGTTCGACCCTGTCGCTCTACCGACAGGCGATCGAGATGCGGTACGACCGACCGGAGTTCGACGGAGACACGGTCGAATGGTACGGCGCGCCGGAGGGATGCCTGGCGTTCCGCCGATCGGCGGGGCACCTCATCTGCGCCCTCAACACCAGCGACGTGCCGGTGCCGCTGCCTCCTGGCGAGATCCTGCTGACGAGCTATCCCCTGATGGACGGACAGCTCGCACCGAACTCGGCGGCCTGGCTGGCCTGA
- a CDS encoding globin has translation MGSVSTEVPGGIQPSNPPTQRTFYDEVGGAETFHKLTARFYEEVAADEVLRPLYPEEDLGPAERRLRMFLEQYWGGPRTYSDERGHPRLRMRHQPFRVGPIERDAWLRCMHIAIASIDEQNLDDAHRRALVDYMEMAANSMVNSPI, from the coding sequence ATGGGGTCCGTGAGCACTGAGGTCCCCGGCGGTATCCAACCGAGCAATCCCCCCACCCAACGCACCTTCTATGACGAGGTCGGGGGCGCCGAGACGTTTCACAAGCTCACCGCCCGCTTCTACGAGGAGGTCGCAGCGGACGAGGTCCTGCGTCCGCTCTACCCCGAGGAGGACCTCGGCCCGGCCGAACGTCGCCTCCGGATGTTCCTCGAGCAGTACTGGGGTGGCCCGCGCACCTATTCGGACGAACGCGGCCATCCGCGGCTGCGCATGCGGCATCAGCCCTTCCGCGTCGGCCCCATCGAGCGGGATGCCTGGTTGCGGTGCATGCACATCGCTATCGCGTCGATCGACGAACAGAACCTCGACGACGCGCACCGGCGGGCACTCGTGGATTACATGGAGATGGCGGCCAACTCGATGGTGAATTCGCCGATCTGA
- a CDS encoding HNH endonuclease: MTGRNAKAASLDGAQQRVPALFTLPGGRAQEALSAPVPRSASLWGRRRVLLLNATYEPLTAISLRRAIVLVLRERADVVHADDAGLAVHSADIAVPVPSVIRLRSYVKVPYRAVIPMTRAALMHRDRFRCGYCAAKATTIDHIVPRSRGGAHSWENCVACCASCNHRKADHLLSELGWALRVTPGAPKGRHWRLLATVKEIDPAWTQYIDAGAA, from the coding sequence ATGACGGGTAGGAACGCAAAGGCGGCGTCGCTCGACGGTGCCCAGCAGCGCGTTCCCGCGCTTTTCACACTTCCCGGCGGCCGGGCGCAGGAGGCCCTGAGCGCCCCCGTGCCACGATCGGCCTCACTCTGGGGTCGTCGACGGGTCCTGCTGCTCAACGCCACCTATGAGCCACTGACCGCCATCTCGCTGCGCCGCGCGATCGTGCTGGTGCTGCGGGAGCGGGCCGACGTCGTCCACGCCGACGATGCCGGCCTCGCGGTCCATTCGGCCGACATCGCGGTGCCGGTTCCGTCGGTGATCCGCCTGCGCTCCTATGTGAAGGTGCCCTATCGTGCGGTCATCCCGATGACCCGCGCGGCTCTGATGCATCGGGACCGCTTCCGCTGCGGCTACTGCGCGGCCAAGGCGACGACCATCGACCACATCGTGCCGCGTAGCCGCGGCGGGGCCCACAGCTGGGAGAACTGTGTCGCCTGCTGCGCCAGCTGTAACCACCGCAAGGCCGATCACCTGCTCAGCGAGCTGGGATGGGCGCTGCGGGTCACGCCCGGCGCACCCAAGGGCCGGCATTGGCGACTTCTGGCGACCGTCAAGGAGATCGATCCGGCGTGGACGCAGTACATCGACGCGGGTGCCGCCTGA